The Vicinamibacterales bacterium DNA segment GATGCTGGTCAGCAGAAACTCGACGAACGCGAGCTTCGCCTCGGGCTCGACTGCAGGTCCGGGCGCCAGCGGCGCCGCCGCGCGCGACACGATCGACTAGCCCTCGCCGCCGGTCCGGCGTCGCTTGGCGCGTCCGCCCTTCACCGCCGCCAGCTCCGCGCGCAGGGCGGCGTTCTCCGCGATCACGTCCTGGTGCGAGGGCAGCTCCGCAGCCGGACGCGACACCGGCGAGACCTGCCCGACCGCTTCCGAGTACTTCAGATAGGTATCGATGGACGCCACCACGACACGCGCTTCGACCGTGATCAGGTCGATGCCGACAAGCGAGACGCGCACCCACGCGTCGATGACGATCCCTTTGTCGAGCACGCGGTCGAGAACGTCGATGAGACTCGTGCCGCCTGCTGCCCGTTCAACTGCCATGCTGTGCTCCTCTGCCTCCAGGCATTCGCAACCCTATCGAGATCGCCGGCGGCGGCGGCCGGCGGGACGCGCCGGCGCGCGCGCGGCAGCCAGCGTGTCGATCCGTTCCTGCAGCTGGCGGATTTCGGCCCGCAGGTCGGCGTGCTCGGCGGCGCTGCCCGCCCCGGGCGAGAGGTCGCGGTCGTACCGCCACCAGTCGAGCCCGATCTCCTGCGCCTTGTCGAGTGAGCAGACGAGCAGGCGGATGCGAATCGTGAGCAGTTCGACTTCGGCGAGCGACACCTTGATGTCACCGGCGATGACCAGTCCCTTGTCGAGGACGCGGTCGAGAACGTCGACCAGCCCCGTGCTGCGGTGCGCTCCTGGCAGCTCGAGAGCCATGGACTCGGACTATAACCTGTCGCCCGGTGGCAGGCAATGCCGGCACACCTATGGTTGAGCTTGTCGCAACTCCCGTTTCAAGACTTTGCCCGAGGCATTCATCGGCAGCGCATCTCTGATCTCGACCATGCGCGGATACTTGTGAGCCGCCATCTCCTCACGCGCCCACGCGATCAGATCCTCGGGCCGCAGCTGCTGGCCCGCCTTGAGCACGACGAACGCTTTGACCTCTTCCCCCAGCCGCTCGTCGGGCACGCCGATCACCGCCGCCAGCGACACGGCCGGATGCCCGAGCAGCGCTTCTTCGACCTCGCGGGGATAGACGTTGAAGCCGCCGCGCAGGATCATGTCCTTCTTGCGATCGACGATCGACAGGTAGCCGTCGGCGTCGATCCGGCCGATGTCGCCG contains these protein-coding regions:
- a CDS encoding gas vesicle protein, with the translated sequence MALELPGAHRSTGLVDVLDRVLDKGLVIAGDIKVSLAEVELLTIRIRLLVCSLDKAQEIGLDWWRYDRDLSPGAGSAAEHADLRAEIRQLQERIDTLAAARAPARPAGRRRRRSR
- the gvpA gene encoding gas vesicle structural protein GvpA; this encodes MAVERAAGGTSLIDVLDRVLDKGIVIDAWVRVSLVGIDLITVEARVVVASIDTYLKYSEAVGQVSPVSRPAAELPSHQDVIAENAALRAELAAVKGGRAKRRRTGGEG